One Camelina sativa cultivar DH55 chromosome 3, Cs, whole genome shotgun sequence genomic window carries:
- the LOC104776371 gene encoding transcription factor bHLH94-like isoform X1, with translation MPLAAMVYPQGPFGYLSNCKDFMFHDLYSQEELVAQDTKHNIDKSCHEQSFVEHGKDEDRQWRDYQQHPLLIPSLIEELGLPANDVEHHPPLQQRRKRRRTRNSKNKEEIENQRMTHIAVERNRRKQMNEYLAVLRSLMPSSYAQRGDQASIVGGAINYVKELEHILQSMVPKRTTTHDVEGAKTSTSSLAGPFSDFFSFPQFSTKSSEVPESSSSSAEIEVTVAESHANIKILAKKKPKQLIKLVASLQSLRFTLLHLNVTTHQNSILYSISVKVRTFSTSHHYFVCFWGNHEIKVINNCVVHMVSLC, from the exons ATGCCCTTAGCGGCTATGGTATACCCGCAAGGTCCATTCGGATACCTCTCCAACTGTAAAGATTTTATGTTCCACGACTTGTACTCTCAAGAAGAATTAGTAGCTCAAGATACGAAGCACAACATTGATAAGTCATGTCACGAACAGAGCTTTGTGGAACACGGTAAAGACGAAGATCGTCAGTGGCGAGACTATCAACAACACCCTTTATTAATCCCTTCATTGATAGAAGAGCTTGGTCTTCCCGCCAATGATGTGGAGCATCATCCTCCTCTGCAGCagcggaggaagaggaggagaacaagaaacagcaagaacaaggaagagATCGAGAACCAGAGAATGACTCATATCGCCGTCGAGAGAAATCGTCGGAAACAGATGAACGAGTACCTCGCCGTGCTCCGTTCTTTAATGCCGTCGTCGTATGCTCAAAGG GGAGATCAGGCGTCGATAGTAGGAGGAGCTATAAACTACGTGAAAGAGCTAGAGCATATCTTACAATCTATGGTGCCTAAGAGAACCACGACCCATGATGTAGAAGGAGCCAAGACTAGCACTAGCTCGCTGGCGGGTCCCTTCTCAGATTTTTTCAGCTTCCCTCAATTCTCTACAAAGTCATCAGAAGTACCGGAAAGCTCATCTTCATCGGCGGAGATAGAAGTGACGGTGGCAGAAAGCCACGCGAACATCAAGATATTGgccaagaagaaaccaaagcagCTTATCAAACTCGTAGCTTCTTTACAAAGCTTAAGGTtcactcttcttcatcttaaTGTCACCACTCACCAGAACTCCATTCTCTACTCCATCAGCGTCAAGGTACGTACATTTTCAACTTCTCATCATTACTTTGTTTGCTTTTGGGGTAATCATGAGATTAAAGTGATTAATAACTGTGTGGTGCATATGGTTTCactttgttga
- the LOC104776367 gene encoding uncharacterized protein At1g04910-like, whose product MRRRRKTVVVAVVIRRVLICAICAMTLLGFLTVHYYVAPLNRLPRFHHSHHNTRRGDIIDYNKSITEQSLSRNLSHLESNEATLITKSKNNEVEYQSITSELINNTKLILPLILTSPSSYSKLNITSEIPDFDMLWKPPHNRNFVPCVNTTPSYTSQLESRGYLLVHTNGGLNQMRAGICDMVAIARIINATLVVPELDKRSFWQDTSKFSDVFDEDHFINALSKDVKVIKKLPKGIDGLTKVVKHFKSYSGLSYYKNEIASMWDEYKVIRAAKSDSRLANNNLPPDIQKLRCRSCYEALRFSTKIKSMGQLLVDRMRSYGLYVALHLRFEKDMLAFSGCNHGLSAHEAAELRKIRKNTAYWKVKDIDGRVQRLKGYCPLTPKEVGIFLTALGYSSNTPIYIAAGEIYGGESRLADLRSRFSMLMSKEKLATREELKPFMNHSTQMAALDYIVSVESDVFIPSYSGNMARAVEGHRRYLGHRKTISPERKGIVRLIDKIGKGAEKDNLKVFERIIEIHKTRQGSPRRRKGPVSGTKGLERHRSEESFYENPLPDCLCQKIH is encoded by the exons ATGCGACGCCGGAGGAAGACGGTTGTGGTGGCGGTTGTGATACGGAGGGTTCTAATATGCGCCATATGCGCAATGACGTTACTTGGCTTTCTCACCGTACACTATTACGTTGCTCCTTTGAATAGACTCCCAAGGTTCCACCATAGCCACCACAACACTCGC CGAGGAGATATCATCGATTACAACAAATCTATCACAGAACAGAGTTTATCGAGGAACCTATCTCATCTTGAATCGAACGAAGCAACTCTTATCACCAAATCAAAG AACAATGAGGTTGAGTATCAGAGTATAACATCGGAACTCATCAACAACACCAAGCTAATTCTTCCTCTTATCTTGACAAGCCCTTCTTCTTATTCCaag TTGAACATTACAAGCGAGATACCGGATTTCGACATGCTTTGGAAACCTCCACACAACCGCAATTTTGTCCCTTGTGTCAACACCACTCCTAGTTACACAT CTCAATTGGAATCTAGAGGCTATCTTCTTGTTCACACGAATGGCGGTCTTAACCAGATGCGTGCTGGG ATATGTGACATGGTAGCTATAGCCCGTATTATAAATGCGACACTTGTAGTCCCAGAGCTCGATAAACGATCTTTCTGGCAGGATACTAG CAAATTCTCGGATGTGTTTGATGAAGATCACTTCATCAATGCTCTATCTAAAGATGTAAAAGTCATCAAGAAGCTTCCAAAAGGTATTGATGGACTCACAAAGGTGGTTAAGCATTTCAAAAGCTACTCAGGATTGAGTTACTACAAAAATGAGATAGCTAGCATGTGGGATGAATACAAGGTGATCCGAGCCGCTAAATCCGATTCTCGTCTAGCAAACAACAATCTACCACCAGATATCCAGAAGCTGCGTTGCCGTTCTTGCTACGAGGCTCTACGTTTCTCtactaaaatcaaatcaatggGACAG CTTTTGGTTGATAGGATGAGGTCTTATGGTCTATACGTCGCGTTGCATTTGAGATTCGAGAAAGATATGTTAGCTTTCAGCGGCTGCAACCACGGTTTATCCGCTCATGAAGCTGCTGAGCTTAGGAAGATAAG GAAGAATACAGCGTACTGGAAAGTGAAAGACATTGATGGAAGAGTACAAAGGCTCAAAGGGTATTGCCCATTGACTCCAAAAGAAGTTGGAATTTTTCTAACAGCTCTTGGATATTCATCAAACACACCAATATATATAGCTGCTGGTGAGATTTACGGTGGTGAGTCTCGGTTAGCTGATTTACGCTCTCGTTTCTCCATGTTAATGAGTAAG GAAAAATTGGCAACAAGAGAAGAGCTTAAGCCTTTTATGAACCACTCAACTCAAATGGCTGCACTTGACTATATTGTTTCCGTCGAAAGCGATGTTTTTATTCCGTCATATAGCGGAAACATGGCGAGAGCTGTTGAAGGGCATCGCCGCTATCTTGGTCACCGGAAAACTATCTCTCCGGAGAG GAAAGGCATTGTGAGGTTGATAGACAAAATTGGAAAGGGAGCTGAAAAAGATAACCTCAAAGTGTTTGAACGAATTATAGAGATTCACAAAACTCG ACAAGGATCACCAAGGAGGCGAAAAGGGCCAGTTTCGGGAACAAAAGGTTTGGAGAGACACCGTTCTGAGGAATCCTTCTATGAAAATCCATTACCGGACTGTCTCTGCCAGAAAATCCATTAA
- the LOC104776369 gene encoding blue copper protein-like isoform X2 — MSTLLGCLALLGLFFYMVAPASSTTLTVNWSLGTDYTPLTTGKSFAVGDTIVFTYGAGHTVDEVSENDYKSCTLGNSITSDSSGTTTISLTTTGPRYFICGIPGHCTGGMKLAITVASTTSNGVGGGTTTPTPTPTSFTGGGGYNPTTTQANPCAGWAVSSPLGALVATWAVVFYALALP, encoded by the exons ATGAGCACACTTCTTGGTTGCCTTGCCCTCCTAGGCCTGTTCTTTTATATGGTGGCACCTGCCTCATCCACCACTCTTACCGTGAATTG GTCCCTTGGCACTGACTATACTCCTCTCACCACCGGGAAGAGCTTCGCTGTCGGCGATACCATCG TGTTTACCTACGGTGCGGGTCACACTGTGGATGAAGTGAGCGAGAATGACTACAAGAGTTGCACTTTAGGGAACTCCATTACATCTGACAGCAGTGGAACCACGACCATATCTCTCACGACCACTGGTCCTCGCTACTTCATCTGTGGAATCCCCGGCCATTGCACGGGCGGTATGAAGCTAGCAATCACCGTGGCATCGACCACGTCAAACGGTGTAGGCGGTGGCACCACCACACCAACCCCCACACCAACCTCTTTCACCGGAGGTGGTGGTTACAACCCCACGACTACTCAGGCTAATCCTTGTGCAGGTTGGGCCGTGTCCTCTCCATTAGGGGCTTTGGTTGCAACTTGGGCCGTTGTTTTTTATGCTTTGGCTTTGCCTTAA
- the LOC104776371 gene encoding transcription factor bHLH94-like isoform X2 codes for MPLAAMVYPQGPFGYLSNCKDFMFHDLYSQEELVAQDTKHNIDKSCHEQSFVEHGKDEDRQWRDYQQHPLLIPSLIEELGLPANDVEHHPPLQQRRKRRRTRNSKNKEEIENQRMTHIAVERNRRKQMNEYLAVLRSLMPSSYAQRGDQASIVGGAINYVKELEHILQSMVPKRTTTHDVEGAKTSTSSLAGPFSDFFSFPQFSTKSSEVPESSSSSAEIEVTVAESHANIKILAKKKPKQLIKLVASLQSLRFTLLHLNVTTHQNSILYSISVKVEEGSQLNTVDDIATALNQTIRRIQEES; via the exons ATGCCCTTAGCGGCTATGGTATACCCGCAAGGTCCATTCGGATACCTCTCCAACTGTAAAGATTTTATGTTCCACGACTTGTACTCTCAAGAAGAATTAGTAGCTCAAGATACGAAGCACAACATTGATAAGTCATGTCACGAACAGAGCTTTGTGGAACACGGTAAAGACGAAGATCGTCAGTGGCGAGACTATCAACAACACCCTTTATTAATCCCTTCATTGATAGAAGAGCTTGGTCTTCCCGCCAATGATGTGGAGCATCATCCTCCTCTGCAGCagcggaggaagaggaggagaacaagaaacagcaagaacaaggaagagATCGAGAACCAGAGAATGACTCATATCGCCGTCGAGAGAAATCGTCGGAAACAGATGAACGAGTACCTCGCCGTGCTCCGTTCTTTAATGCCGTCGTCGTATGCTCAAAGG GGAGATCAGGCGTCGATAGTAGGAGGAGCTATAAACTACGTGAAAGAGCTAGAGCATATCTTACAATCTATGGTGCCTAAGAGAACCACGACCCATGATGTAGAAGGAGCCAAGACTAGCACTAGCTCGCTGGCGGGTCCCTTCTCAGATTTTTTCAGCTTCCCTCAATTCTCTACAAAGTCATCAGAAGTACCGGAAAGCTCATCTTCATCGGCGGAGATAGAAGTGACGGTGGCAGAAAGCCACGCGAACATCAAGATATTGgccaagaagaaaccaaagcagCTTATCAAACTCGTAGCTTCTTTACAAAGCTTAAGGTtcactcttcttcatcttaaTGTCACCACTCACCAGAACTCCATTCTCTACTCCATCAGCGTCAAG GTTGAAGAAGGAAGCCAACTGAATACCGTGGACGATATTGCAACAGCTTTAAATCAAACAATAAGGAGGATTCAAGAAGAGTCATAA
- the LOC104776366 gene encoding cytochrome c oxidase subunit 6b-1, whose translation MATAQTPSLSEQYHLEKDVKQDTTSAKPVEVKEVTPEVTTTQVEEVTTEQAKEEESPVEEAVSAVEEKVESSPASTEVTSDAPPAVTEDNAEETPAVAEENNDENTSEEVAEETPDEIKLETAPADFRFPTTNQTRHCFTRYIEYHRCVAAKGDDAPECDKFAKFYRSLCPSEWVDRWNEQRENGTFPGPL comes from the exons ATGGCTACTGCTCAAACTCCATCTCTCTCCGAG CAATATCATTTGGAGAAAGATGTGAAGCAAGATACTACTAGTGCCAAGCCTGTGGAAGTGAAAGAGGTGACACCAGAAGTTACTACTACACAAGTTGAAGAGGTTACTACGGAACAAgctaaggaagaagaatctCCTGTTGAGGAAGCGGTTTCTGCGGTTGAAGAGAAGGTTGAATCTTCTCCTGCTTCAACTGAAGTGACTTCTGACGCTCCTCCTGCTGTAACGGAAGACAATGCTGAGGAGACTCCTGCTGTTGCTGAAGAAAATAATGACGAAAACACTAGTGAAGAAGTTGCTGAGGAAACTCCTGATGAGATCAAG CTTGAGACAGCTCCTGCTGATTTCCGTTTcccaacaacaaaccaaactagGCATTGTTTCACTCGTTACATTGAATATCACag ATGTGTAGCTGCTAAGGGTGATGATGCTCCAGAATGCGATAAGTTTGCAAAGTTTTATCGATCTCTTTGCCCCAGCGAATGG GTTGATAGGTGGAACGAACAAAGAGAGAATGGAACATTCCCTGGTCCTCTTTAA
- the LOC104776370 gene encoding uncharacterized protein LOC104776370 has product MNTINSHETARRKEKEKPNQVTTTSTMANVFLISSRNRRSMRTTDSKPKNHTVKQRSDSSSDYVYSCKKHPKHRQSPGICSLCLHESLSKLSSDFHDYSSSMSASSLAKTVSSCSSASSDSESDYSATVISSYYSSVSSCRSPLQHRYSEIVVNKKKKKKPVKKQSFLSRLFL; this is encoded by the coding sequence ATGAACACTATAAACTCACACGAAACGgcaagaaggaaagaaaaagaaaaaccaaatcagGTCACCACAACTTCAACAATGGCAAACGTTTTCCTCATCAGTAGCAGAAACAGAAGATCAATGAGAACAACAGACTCAAAACCAAAGAATCATACGGTGAAGCAGAGATCAGATTCATCTTCAGACTACGTTTACTCATGCAAGAAACATCCGAAGCACAGACAATCTCCTGGAATCTGTTCCCTTTGTCTCCACGAGAGTCTCTCCAAGTTGTCTAGCGATTTCCATGACTATAGTTCAAGCATGAGCGCATCTTCTTTAGCTAAGACGGTGTCTTCTTGCTCCTCTGCTTCTTCAGACTCAGAATCAGATTATTCTGCGACGGTTATCTCTTCTTATTACTCTTCTGTCTCTTCTTGTCGATCTCCTTTGCAACATAGATATAGTGAGATCGTtgttaataagaagaagaagaagaagcctgtCAAGAAACAAAGCTTCCTCTCTAGATTATTTCTGTAA
- the LOC104776365 gene encoding alcohol dehydrogenase-like 2, which translates to MEKASFSSTQGKPIRCKAAILRKAGEPLVIEEIQVDPPRAYEVRIKILCTSLCHTDLTFSKLDSGPLARFPRILGHEAVGVVESIGENVDGFKQGDVVLPVFHPHCEECKDCKSPKSNWCKSFTNDFLSNTRRYGMSSRFKDSSGEDIHHFLFVSSFTEYTVVDIAHLVKISSEIPVHKAALLGCCVSTGVGAVWKVADVEEGSTVAIFGLGAVGLAVAEGARLRGAAKVIGVDLNPDKFEIGKQFGITDFVNPALCGEKKTSQVINDMTEGGVDYSFECIGLASLMEEAFNSTRPGSGKTVVLGMEQKAMPISLGSYDLLRGRTICGTLFGGMKPKLDIPILVDRYLKKELNLDGLITHEIKFEEINKAFDLLAEGNTIRCILWMDT; encoded by the exons ATGGAAAAGGCTTCATTCTCCAGCACCCAAGGAAAGCCAATCCGATGCAAAGCAGCAATCTTACGAAAAGCAGGAGAACCATTGGTGATAGAAGAGATCCAAGTTGATCCACCAAGAGCTTATGAAGTTAGGATTAAGATCTTATGCACTTCTCTATGTCACACCGATCTTACTTTCTCGAAACTAGACAGT GGACCGCTTGCTAGGTTTCCTAGGATTCTAGGACACGAAGCAGTCGG TGTGGTCGAGAGTATTGGAGAAAACGTGGATGGATTCAAACAAGGCGACGTCGTTTTGCCAGTTTTTCACCCTCACTGTGAAGAATGCAAAGACTGCAAATCTCCAAAGAGCAACTGGTGCAAAAGTTTTACCAACGATTTCTTATCAAACACTAGACGATACGGAATGAGTTCTAGATTCAAAGACTCTTCGGGAGAAGATATtcaccattttctttttgtctcgAGTTTTACTGAATACACCGTCGTAGATATAGCACATCTCGTTAAAATCTCCTCGGAGATTCCCGTTCACAAAGCGGCCTTGCTCGGTTGTTGTGTTTCCACAG GAGTTGGAGCTGTGTGGAAGGTagctgatgtggaggaaggtTCCACTGTCGCTATCTTTGGCCTTGGTGCTGTTGGACTTGCG GTTGCCGAAGGCGCCAGGCTCCGCGGGGCTGCAAAGGTCATCGGTGTGGATCTCAATCCCGACAAATTTGAAATAG GTAAACAATTCGGGATCACGGACTTCGTTAACCCTGCTTTGTGTGGAGAGAAGAAAACTAGCCAA gtGATTAACGATATGACAGAAGGAGGAGTTGACTACAGTTTTGAATGTATTGGTTTAGCTTCCTTGATGGAAGAGGCTTTCAATAGCACTCGACCG ggATCGGGTAAAACGGTAGTATTGGGGATGGAACAAAAGGCTATGCCAATCAGCTTGGGTAGTTATGATCTTCTTAGAGGCAGAACTATATGCGGAACATTATTTGGCGGTATGAAACCCAAACTTGATATTCCCATTCTCGTGGATCGTTATTTAAAAAAG GAGCTAAATTTGGATGGTCTAATTACACACGAAATAAAGTTTGAGGAAATTAACAAAGCTTTCGATTTATTGGCGGAAGGAAACACTATCCGTTGCATTCTATGGATGGATACATAA
- the LOC104776369 gene encoding blue copper protein-like isoform X1 produces the protein MSTLLGCLALLGLFFYMVAPASSTTLTVNWSLGTDYTPLTTGKSFAVGDTIVFTYGAGHTVDEVSENDYKSCTLGNSITSDSSGTTTISLTTTGPRYFICGIPGHCTGGMKLAITVASTTSNGVGGGTTTPTPTPTSFTGGGGYNPTTTQANPCAGWAVSSPLGALVATWAVVFYALALP, from the exons ATGAGCACACTTCTTGGTTGCCTTGCCCTCCTAGGCCTGTTCTTTTATATGGTGGCACCTGCCTCATCCACCACTCTTACCGTGAATTGGTCCCTTGGCACTGACTATACTCCTCTCACCACCGGGAAGAGCTTCGCTGTCGGCGATACCATCG TGTTTACCTACGGTGCGGGTCACACTGTGGATGAAGTGAGCGAGAATGACTACAAGAGTTGCACTTTAGGGAACTCCATTACATCTGACAGCAGTGGAACCACGACCATATCTCTCACGACCACTGGTCCTCGCTACTTCATCTGTGGAATCCCCGGCCATTGCACGGGCGGTATGAAGCTAGCAATCACCGTGGCATCGACCACGTCAAACGGTGTAGGCGGTGGCACCACCACACCAACCCCCACACCAACCTCTTTCACCGGAGGTGGTGGTTACAACCCCACGACTACTCAGGCTAATCCTTGTGCAGGTTGGGCCGTGTCCTCTCCATTAGGGGCTTTGGTTGCAACTTGGGCCGTTGTTTTTTATGCTTTGGCTTTGCCTTAA